A genome region from Nicotiana tabacum cultivar K326 chromosome 13, ASM71507v2, whole genome shotgun sequence includes the following:
- the LOC107827897 gene encoding uncharacterized protein LOC107827897 isoform X1: MDFDEYDYLEKTVEEPNGGPSTKSKDNNNSSAEKEKSEKAYRRRERDGSEEYAAEDDNRDRRSSKRSRGDGEKDKERDKDRDRERERSSRHRSRERESERDRERSSKDRDRERDREKREKEKEKEREKERERERKSRDRDRERDKEREKEKEKEKEKEKDRERERSRRSRSRSRIEREREKELSRDVERERDFESRDSRRFKEKKEKIEPEADPERDQRTVFAYQMPLKATERDVYEFFSQAGKVRDVRLIMDRNSRRSKGVGYIEFYDAMSVPMAIALSGRLLFGQPVMVKPSEAEKNLVQSTASGGGSGLAGPNAASERKLYVGNLHFNMTELQLRQIFEAFGPVELVQLPTDPETGHCKGFGFVQFAQLEHAKAAQSLNGKLEIAGRTIKVSSVTEHVGVQDAGAKTADFDDDEGGGLALNAQSRAMLMAKLDRSGVASSVAGTLGVPALNGAAPAQMSMPIGGATAFPNMLPTQVIAAMAPEPIGIPSECLLLKNMFDPATETDPEFDLDIKDDVKEECSKYGRVKHIHVDKNSSGYVYLRFDSAEGASRAQQAMHKRWFAGRSISAIFLQPYEYDAKFKGTG, from the exons ATGGACTTCGATGAGTACGATTATCTGGAGAAGACTGTAGAAGAGCCCAACGGTGGTCCTTCTACAAAGAGCaaagacaacaacaacagcagcgcCGAGAAGGAGAAGAGCGAGAAAGCCTATCGCCGAAGGGAGAGAGACGGGAGCGAGGAATACGCCGCCGAGGACGACAATAGAGATCGACGTAGTAGCAAAAGGTCTCGCGGCGACGGCGAAAAGGATAAGGAGAGAGATAAAGATAGAGATAGGGAAAGGGAAAGGTCGTCGAGGCATCGGAGCAGGGAGCGAGAATcggagagagacagagagagaagCTCAAAGGACCGAGACCGAGAACGTGAcagagagaagagggagaaggagaaggagaaagagaGGGAGAAGGAACGAGAGAGGGAGAGGAAGAGTAGAGATCGGGATAGGGAGAGAGATAAGGAAcgggagaaggagaaggagaaggagaaggagaaggagaaggataGAGAGAGGGAGAGGTCAAGGAGGAGCCGGAGTCGCTCCAGGATTGAACGAGAGCGAGAGAAGGAGCTGTCAAGAGACGTCGAGCGTGAACGTGACTTTGAATCACGAGACAGCAG GAGATTCaaggagaagaaagaaaaaattgaacCAGAAGCTGATCCAGAAAGGGACCAGAGAACTGTTTTTGCTTACCAG ATGCCCCTGAAGGCAACTGAAAGGGATGTGTATGAGTTCTTCTCACAAGCAGGAAAG GTGAGGGATGTGCGGTTAATCATGGACCGGAATTCAAGGCGATCTAAAGGAGTTGG GTACATTGAGTTTTATGATGCTATGTCTGTGCCAATGGCTATTGCTTTATCCGGTCGCTTGCTTTTTGGCCAACCAGTCATGGTAAAACCTTCTGAAGCTGAAAAAAACCTTGTTCAGTCAACTGCGTCTGGTGGTGGATCAGGGTTGGCAGGGCCAAATGCTGCCTCAGAGAGAAAACTTTATGTAGGAAATCTTCATTTCAACATGACAGAGTTACAGCTTAGACAG ATTTTTGAAGCTTTTGGGCCAGTAGAGCTTGTACAATTACCTACAGATCCTGAAACAGGGCATTGTAAGGGGTTTGGATTTGTCCAA TTTGCTCAACTCGAACATGCAAAGGCAGCTCAAAGCTTGAATGGCAAGCTTGAAATTGCGGGTCGCACCATCAAG GTTTCATCCGTTACTGAACATGTCGGAGTACAAGATGCTGGAGCTAAAACTGCAGattttgatgatgatgaagggGGTGGCTTG GCCTTAAATGCTCAGTCAAGGGCCATGCTTATGGCAAAGTTGGACCGCAGCGGTGTTGCTTCAAG TGTTGCGGGTACACTTGGAGTTCCTGCACTTAATGGAGCAGCTCCAGCTCAGATGAGCATGCCCATAGGTGGGGCAACAGCTTTTCCGAATATGCTCCCAACGCAAGTCATTGCTGCCATGGCTCCTGAACCCATTGGAATTCCCAGCGAGTGTTTGCTATTAAAAAATATGTTTGATCCTGCAACCGAG ACGGATCCAGAATTTGATTTGGATATTAAAGATGATGTAAAGGAGGAGTGTTCCAAGTATGGCAGGGTCAAGCACATCCATGTGGACAA GAATAGCTCTGGTTACGTATACTTGCGGTTTGATAGCGCCGAAGGTGCATCTCGTGCTCAACAAGCTATGCACAAGAGATGGTTTGCTGGCAGATCGATTTCAGCCATCTTCTTG CAACCTTATGAATATGATGCGAAGTTCAAAGGTACAGGCTGA
- the LOC107827897 gene encoding uncharacterized protein LOC107827897 isoform X3 produces the protein MIRRFKEKKEKIEPEADPERDQRTVFAYQMPLKATERDVYEFFSQAGKVRDVRLIMDRNSRRSKGVGYIEFYDAMSVPMAIALSGRLLFGQPVMVKPSEAEKNLVQSTASGGGSGLAGPNAASERKLYVGNLHFNMTELQLRQIFEAFGPVELVQLPTDPETGHCKGFGFVQFAQLEHAKAAQSLNGKLEIAGRTIKVSSVTEHVGVQDAGAKTADFDDDEGGGLALNAQSRAMLMAKLDRSGVASSVAGTLGVPALNGAAPAQMSMPIGGATAFPNMLPTQVIAAMAPEPIGIPSECLLLKNMFDPATETDPEFDLDIKDDVKEECSKYGRVKHIHVDKNSSGYVYLRFDSAEGASRAQQAMHKRWFAGRSISAIFLQPYEYDAKFKGTG, from the exons ATGATAAG GAGATTCaaggagaagaaagaaaaaattgaacCAGAAGCTGATCCAGAAAGGGACCAGAGAACTGTTTTTGCTTACCAG ATGCCCCTGAAGGCAACTGAAAGGGATGTGTATGAGTTCTTCTCACAAGCAGGAAAG GTGAGGGATGTGCGGTTAATCATGGACCGGAATTCAAGGCGATCTAAAGGAGTTGG GTACATTGAGTTTTATGATGCTATGTCTGTGCCAATGGCTATTGCTTTATCCGGTCGCTTGCTTTTTGGCCAACCAGTCATGGTAAAACCTTCTGAAGCTGAAAAAAACCTTGTTCAGTCAACTGCGTCTGGTGGTGGATCAGGGTTGGCAGGGCCAAATGCTGCCTCAGAGAGAAAACTTTATGTAGGAAATCTTCATTTCAACATGACAGAGTTACAGCTTAGACAG ATTTTTGAAGCTTTTGGGCCAGTAGAGCTTGTACAATTACCTACAGATCCTGAAACAGGGCATTGTAAGGGGTTTGGATTTGTCCAA TTTGCTCAACTCGAACATGCAAAGGCAGCTCAAAGCTTGAATGGCAAGCTTGAAATTGCGGGTCGCACCATCAAG GTTTCATCCGTTACTGAACATGTCGGAGTACAAGATGCTGGAGCTAAAACTGCAGattttgatgatgatgaagggGGTGGCTTG GCCTTAAATGCTCAGTCAAGGGCCATGCTTATGGCAAAGTTGGACCGCAGCGGTGTTGCTTCAAG TGTTGCGGGTACACTTGGAGTTCCTGCACTTAATGGAGCAGCTCCAGCTCAGATGAGCATGCCCATAGGTGGGGCAACAGCTTTTCCGAATATGCTCCCAACGCAAGTCATTGCTGCCATGGCTCCTGAACCCATTGGAATTCCCAGCGAGTGTTTGCTATTAAAAAATATGTTTGATCCTGCAACCGAG ACGGATCCAGAATTTGATTTGGATATTAAAGATGATGTAAAGGAGGAGTGTTCCAAGTATGGCAGGGTCAAGCACATCCATGTGGACAA GAATAGCTCTGGTTACGTATACTTGCGGTTTGATAGCGCCGAAGGTGCATCTCGTGCTCAACAAGCTATGCACAAGAGATGGTTTGCTGGCAGATCGATTTCAGCCATCTTCTTG CAACCTTATGAATATGATGCGAAGTTCAAAGGTACAGGCTGA
- the LOC107827897 gene encoding uncharacterized protein LOC107827897 isoform X2: protein MMIHHVLMRFKEKKEKIEPEADPERDQRTVFAYQMPLKATERDVYEFFSQAGKVRDVRLIMDRNSRRSKGVGYIEFYDAMSVPMAIALSGRLLFGQPVMVKPSEAEKNLVQSTASGGGSGLAGPNAASERKLYVGNLHFNMTELQLRQIFEAFGPVELVQLPTDPETGHCKGFGFVQFAQLEHAKAAQSLNGKLEIAGRTIKVSSVTEHVGVQDAGAKTADFDDDEGGGLALNAQSRAMLMAKLDRSGVASSVAGTLGVPALNGAAPAQMSMPIGGATAFPNMLPTQVIAAMAPEPIGIPSECLLLKNMFDPATETDPEFDLDIKDDVKEECSKYGRVKHIHVDKNSSGYVYLRFDSAEGASRAQQAMHKRWFAGRSISAIFLQPYEYDAKFKGTG, encoded by the exons ATGATGATTCATCATGTCCTAAT GAGATTCaaggagaagaaagaaaaaattgaacCAGAAGCTGATCCAGAAAGGGACCAGAGAACTGTTTTTGCTTACCAG ATGCCCCTGAAGGCAACTGAAAGGGATGTGTATGAGTTCTTCTCACAAGCAGGAAAG GTGAGGGATGTGCGGTTAATCATGGACCGGAATTCAAGGCGATCTAAAGGAGTTGG GTACATTGAGTTTTATGATGCTATGTCTGTGCCAATGGCTATTGCTTTATCCGGTCGCTTGCTTTTTGGCCAACCAGTCATGGTAAAACCTTCTGAAGCTGAAAAAAACCTTGTTCAGTCAACTGCGTCTGGTGGTGGATCAGGGTTGGCAGGGCCAAATGCTGCCTCAGAGAGAAAACTTTATGTAGGAAATCTTCATTTCAACATGACAGAGTTACAGCTTAGACAG ATTTTTGAAGCTTTTGGGCCAGTAGAGCTTGTACAATTACCTACAGATCCTGAAACAGGGCATTGTAAGGGGTTTGGATTTGTCCAA TTTGCTCAACTCGAACATGCAAAGGCAGCTCAAAGCTTGAATGGCAAGCTTGAAATTGCGGGTCGCACCATCAAG GTTTCATCCGTTACTGAACATGTCGGAGTACAAGATGCTGGAGCTAAAACTGCAGattttgatgatgatgaagggGGTGGCTTG GCCTTAAATGCTCAGTCAAGGGCCATGCTTATGGCAAAGTTGGACCGCAGCGGTGTTGCTTCAAG TGTTGCGGGTACACTTGGAGTTCCTGCACTTAATGGAGCAGCTCCAGCTCAGATGAGCATGCCCATAGGTGGGGCAACAGCTTTTCCGAATATGCTCCCAACGCAAGTCATTGCTGCCATGGCTCCTGAACCCATTGGAATTCCCAGCGAGTGTTTGCTATTAAAAAATATGTTTGATCCTGCAACCGAG ACGGATCCAGAATTTGATTTGGATATTAAAGATGATGTAAAGGAGGAGTGTTCCAAGTATGGCAGGGTCAAGCACATCCATGTGGACAA GAATAGCTCTGGTTACGTATACTTGCGGTTTGATAGCGCCGAAGGTGCATCTCGTGCTCAACAAGCTATGCACAAGAGATGGTTTGCTGGCAGATCGATTTCAGCCATCTTCTTG CAACCTTATGAATATGATGCGAAGTTCAAAGGTACAGGCTGA
- the LOC142167895 gene encoding uncharacterized protein LOC142167895, translating to MNCEKNMESDVDFHIQDEAERRRKEVELMIKMICSEFMDDFQIQDEAERRRKEVELMIKTNCCEFMDDFQTQDEAEKRRNEVELMIKTNCGGFMDDFQIQDEAERRRKEVELMIKANCGEFMDDFQIQDEAKRLLKEIELMMKNVENSEFYTVMRSDIEQNETFQKHLFRLLGSYSHVQVDGGNLCYGKHRIQF from the coding sequence ATGAATTGCGAGAAGAATATGGAGTCCGATGTTGATTTTCACATACAAGATGAGGCAGAAAGGCGGCGTAAAGAGGTTGAACTGATGATCAAGATGATTTGCAGTGAGTTTATGGATGATTTTCAGATACAAGATGAGGCAGAAAGGCGGCGTAAAGAGGTTGAACTGATGATCAAGACGAACTGCTGTGAGTTTATGGATGATTTTCAGACACAAGATGAGGCAGAAAAGCGGCGTAACGAGGTTGAACTGATGATCAAGACGAACTGCGGTGGGTTTATGGATGATTTTCAGATACAAGATGAGGCAGAAAGGCGGCGTAAAGAGGTCGAACTGATGATCAAGGCGAACTGCGGTGAGTTTATGGATGATTTTCAGATACAAGATGAGGCAAAAAGGCTGCTTAAAGAGATTGAACTGATGATGAAGAATGTTGAGAACTCTGAATTCTATACTGTAATGCGCTCCGATATCGAACAGAATGAAACATTTCAAAAACATTTATTTCGCCTTTTAGGCTCCTACTCACATGTTCAGGTGGACGGTGGTAATCTATGCTATGGGAAGCATCGAATACAGTTTTAA